One genomic region from Methanorbis furvi encodes:
- a CDS encoding thioesterase family protein, whose translation MQLKTVIRVDWDDLDAYGHVNNLIILRYVQTSRIHLCEEVGLMKGSTRPAHAPILAATSCRYCKPLYYPGTVTVDSVVTEVKNTSFLISHSIYDSDANLIATAEDVLVYFDYESECKTPIPDDLRERLLRFCSTETK comes from the coding sequence GTGCAGCTGAAAACAGTGATTCGCGTTGACTGGGATGATCTCGATGCGTATGGCCATGTAAATAATCTGATAATTCTGCGGTATGTGCAGACATCCAGAATTCATCTGTGTGAAGAGGTGGGTCTGATGAAGGGAAGTACGCGGCCTGCTCATGCCCCGATTCTTGCGGCAACCAGCTGTCGGTACTGTAAGCCGTTGTATTATCCGGGAACGGTGACGGTTGATTCTGTGGTGACCGAGGTGAAGAACACGAGTTTTTTGATCAGCCACTCGATCTATGATTCTGATGCAAATCTTATCGCGACTGCTGAGGATGTTTTGGTCTACTTCGATTATGAGAGTGAGTGCAAGACGCCAATTCCTGATGATCTGCGGGAGCGGCTTCTGCGGTTTTGTTCAACAGAGACTAAGTAA
- a CDS encoding peptidylprolyl isomerase yields MTAQLVKLETTLGNIVLELREDMPVTSGNFTDLVKKGFYNGVIFHRVIDGFMIQGGDPTGTGRGGPGYAIKDEFMPDNKNNRGTIAMANAGPNTGGSQFFINLVNNNYLDKAHPAFGKVVEGMDVVDAIGKVKTNFGDKPVTEVAIKMATLL; encoded by the coding sequence ATGACAGCACAGTTAGTAAAACTGGAAACAACACTTGGCAACATTGTCCTCGAACTTCGCGAGGACATGCCGGTCACCTCAGGCAACTTCACCGACCTTGTCAAAAAAGGATTCTATAACGGCGTAATCTTCCACCGCGTCATTGACGGATTCATGATTCAGGGCGGAGACCCGACCGGCACCGGTCGCGGCGGACCCGGCTACGCAATCAAAGATGAATTCATGCCTGACAACAAAAACAACCGCGGCACCATCGCCATGGCAAACGCAGGGCCGAACACCGGCGGAAGCCAGTTCTTCATCAACCTCGTCAACAACAACTATCTCGATAAAGCGCATCCCGCATTCGGCAAAGTTGTCGAAGGAATGGACGTGGTCGACGCAATCGGCAAAGTCAAGACCAACTTTGGCGACAAACCGGTCACCGAAGTCGCCATCAAAATGGCAACCCTTCTCTAA